One Bacillota bacterium genomic window carries:
- the dsrB gene encoding dissimilatory-type sulfite reductase subunit beta, with protein MPRTDIGPPKYSEMLPPVIKKNYGRWKYHEIPRPGVLKHVSESGDVLYSIRVGSPRLLSIDFLREICDLADKYSGGYLRFTSRHNVEFLVSEEDNVESLLAELEQRGLPVGGTGNSISNIVHTQGWVHCHTPATDASGIVKVVMDDLYEHFTHMDLPAKLRIALACCINMCGAVHCSDIAIVGVHRKPPKIDHDLFPKVSEIPTVVASCPTGAIKPVPKLKSVEVNEERCMYCGNCYTMSAAMQIIDPKTDGVAIFVGGKVSNARSGPMFSRLAIPYLPNNPPRWPEVAEAVRNLVQVWAKHARKGERMGEWINRIGWERFFKLTGIPFTEKHIDDFNYAMPTFRTTVNFKW; from the coding sequence ATGCCCCGGACGGACATCGGACCGCCCAAGTATTCGGAGATGCTGCCGCCTGTCATTAAGAAGAACTACGGCCGGTGGAAGTACCACGAGATCCCCCGGCCCGGCGTCCTGAAGCACGTCTCCGAAAGCGGCGACGTTCTATACTCCATTCGCGTCGGGTCGCCCCGGCTTCTGAGCATTGACTTTCTCCGGGAGATCTGTGACCTGGCCGACAAGTACAGCGGCGGCTACCTCCGGTTCACCTCCCGGCACAACGTGGAATTCCTCGTCTCCGAAGAGGACAACGTGGAGTCTCTGCTGGCGGAGCTGGAGCAGCGGGGGCTGCCGGTGGGCGGGACCGGCAACTCCATCAGCAACATCGTCCACACCCAGGGCTGGGTACACTGCCATACCCCGGCCACCGACGCCTCCGGCATCGTCAAGGTCGTGATGGACGACCTGTACGAGCACTTCACCCACATGGACCTCCCGGCCAAGCTGCGCATTGCCCTGGCGTGCTGCATCAACATGTGCGGCGCTGTGCACTGCTCGGACATCGCTATCGTCGGGGTGCATCGCAAGCCGCCAAAGATCGACCACGATCTCTTTCCCAAGGTGTCCGAGATCCCCACGGTGGTGGCCAGCTGCCCGACGGGCGCCATCAAGCCCGTCCCGAAGCTGAAGAGCGTCGAGGTCAACGAGGAGCGCTGCATGTACTGCGGCAACTGCTACACCATGTCGGCGGCCATGCAGATCATCGACCCCAAGACCGACGGCGTGGCCATCTTCGTCGGCGGCAAGGTCTCCAACGCCCGCAGCGGCCCCATGTTCTCGCGCCTCGCCATCCCGTACCTGCCCAATAACCCGCCCCGGTGGCCCGAGGTGGCCGAGGCCGTCCGCAACCTGGTGCAGGTCTGGGCCAAGCACGCCCGGAAGGGCGAGCGCATGGGAGAGTGGATCAACCGCATCGGCTGGGAGCGATTCTTCAAACTGACAGGGATCCCGTTCACCGAAAAGCACATCGACGATTTCAACTACGCGATGCCGACCTTCCGGACCACGGTCAACTTCAAGTGGTGA
- the dsrA gene encoding dissimilatory-type sulfite reductase subunit alpha translates to MADAEKPRTPLLDELEKGPWPSFVTEMKKAAAKKGSAADLLRQLERSYENKRGHWKHGGIVGVKGYGGGVIGRYSDSPEEFPNVAEFHTFRINQPSGWFYTTEALRKLCDVWEKYGSGLTNFHGATGDIILLGAPTANLQPCFDELSDAGFDLGGSGSALRTPSACCGPARCEFACFDTLDLCHELTMAFQDQLHRPMWPYKFKIKISGCGNDCVAAVGRADFSVIGTWRDTIQIDQEAVQEYAGAGMDIRAVCEGCPTKAITWDEQKRQLSVNADECVRCMHCINQMPKALRPGRERGAAILVGGKAPIVHSPLMSWVIVPFIKVEPPYTEIKELLLKIWEWWDENAKTRERLGELIIRKGMRNFLKAVGLKPVPQMVHHPRANPFYFWDPEEVDLPKQALPEEVTS, encoded by the coding sequence ATGGCAGATGCGGAGAAGCCCCGGACCCCATTGCTTGATGAGCTGGAGAAAGGGCCGTGGCCGAGCTTCGTCACCGAGATGAAGAAGGCGGCCGCGAAGAAGGGGAGCGCCGCGGACCTCTTGAGACAGCTCGAGCGCTCCTACGAGAACAAGCGGGGGCACTGGAAGCACGGCGGCATTGTCGGCGTGAAGGGCTACGGCGGCGGTGTCATCGGCCGCTATTCCGACAGCCCGGAAGAGTTCCCCAACGTGGCGGAGTTCCACACCTTCCGGATCAACCAGCCCAGCGGCTGGTTCTACACCACGGAGGCGCTCCGGAAGCTCTGTGACGTTTGGGAGAAGTACGGCAGCGGTCTCACCAACTTCCACGGGGCCACCGGCGACATCATTCTGCTGGGGGCTCCCACGGCCAATTTGCAGCCGTGTTTTGACGAACTGTCCGATGCCGGCTTCGACCTGGGCGGGTCGGGTTCCGCGCTGCGGACGCCCAGCGCCTGTTGCGGGCCGGCCCGGTGCGAGTTCGCCTGCTTTGACACCCTGGACCTGTGCCATGAACTCACCATGGCCTTCCAGGACCAGCTCCACCGGCCCATGTGGCCCTACAAGTTCAAGATCAAGATTTCCGGATGCGGCAACGATTGTGTGGCCGCGGTGGGCCGGGCGGACTTTTCCGTCATCGGCACCTGGCGGGATACCATCCAGATCGACCAGGAGGCCGTGCAGGAGTACGCCGGCGCCGGCATGGACATCCGGGCCGTCTGCGAGGGCTGTCCCACCAAGGCCATCACGTGGGATGAGCAGAAGCGGCAGCTCAGCGTGAATGCCGACGAGTGCGTCCGGTGCATGCACTGCATCAACCAGATGCCCAAGGCCTTACGGCCCGGCCGGGAGCGGGGCGCTGCGATCCTTGTCGGCGGCAAGGCGCCCATCGTCCACTCCCCGCTGATGTCCTGGGTCATCGTCCCGTTCATCAAGGTGGAGCCGCCCTACACGGAGATCAAGGAGCTGCTCCTCAAGATCTGGGAGTGGTGGGACGAAAACGCCAAGACCCGGGAGCGGCTCGGCGAACTGATCATCCGCAAGGGAATGCGCAACTTTCTCAAGGCCGTTGGCCTCAAGCCGGTGCCGCAGATGGTCCATCACCCGCGGGCGAACCCGTTCTACTTCTGGGATCCGGAAGAGGTCGACCTACCCAAGCAAGCCCTGCCGGAAGAAGTCACGAGCTAG
- a CDS encoding putative sulfate exporter family transporter produces MASGGKAAVPEKRRNALLTSEDWWSVYLGLTLVLVTTLAFLFNSPLNILKKAIPPKWPENDLVAHFAANVGAYVFMLVLLGVITSIAIVVMGGKVSHYIASFTVLFLGSLLILILGSQGTLQKYGLEYPFWALIIGLMIGNIWRFPDWFKAAAGKTEFFIKTGIVLLGANLPFTIIIRGGVWGFLEALIIVALGFTTAFIIAKRLGYDNRFAATLGAGGSVCGVSAAIAVGNSVKAEEKYVGYVISLVVLYALVLIFLLPFLSRVMGLDDYVAGAWIGGSELADAAGLAAAAMVSEKAINTFTLVKLNRDVMIGILCFIFATLAVTKWERAEGAPRPSPIVIWERFPKFVLAFLAASAFVTYLEVLHGKAVTDNIVKNLNIIRTWLFTLTFLCIGLNTKIRDVRAMGTKPIIAFTAVVVVNVITGFILANLFFGGIIASPLQ; encoded by the coding sequence GTGGCAAGCGGTGGGAAAGCGGCTGTGCCTGAGAAGAGGCGGAACGCGCTGCTCACCAGTGAAGACTGGTGGTCGGTGTACCTGGGTCTGACCCTGGTGCTGGTGACCACGCTGGCATTCCTCTTCAATTCGCCCCTGAACATCCTGAAGAAGGCCATCCCGCCAAAGTGGCCGGAGAACGACCTGGTGGCCCACTTTGCAGCGAACGTCGGCGCCTATGTCTTCATGCTCGTCCTGCTGGGGGTGATTACGTCCATCGCGATCGTGGTGATGGGCGGTAAGGTTTCCCACTACATCGCTTCCTTCACGGTGCTCTTCCTTGGCTCCCTGCTCATCCTGATCCTGGGCAGCCAGGGCACCCTGCAAAAGTACGGGCTGGAGTACCCGTTCTGGGCGCTGATTATCGGTCTGATGATCGGCAACATCTGGAGATTCCCCGACTGGTTTAAGGCGGCAGCCGGCAAGACGGAGTTTTTCATCAAGACCGGTATCGTCCTGCTGGGCGCCAACCTCCCCTTCACCATCATCATCCGTGGCGGCGTGTGGGGCTTCCTGGAGGCCCTGATCATCGTGGCGCTGGGCTTCACCACGGCCTTTATCATCGCCAAGCGGCTTGGCTACGACAACCGGTTCGCCGCGACCCTCGGTGCGGGCGGCTCGGTCTGTGGCGTCTCCGCCGCGATCGCCGTGGGCAACAGCGTAAAGGCCGAGGAGAAGTACGTCGGCTATGTCATCTCCCTGGTGGTCCTGTACGCGCTGGTGCTGATCTTCCTGCTACCCTTCCTCTCCCGGGTCATGGGCCTGGATGATTACGTGGCCGGCGCCTGGATCGGCGGCTCGGAGCTGGCGGACGCGGCCGGTCTGGCGGCGGCGGCAATGGTTTCCGAGAAGGCCATCAACACCTTCACCCTGGTCAAGCTGAACCGGGACGTGATGATCGGCATCCTCTGCTTCATCTTCGCGACCCTGGCCGTGACCAAGTGGGAGCGGGCAGAGGGCGCCCCCCGGCCGAGCCCCATCGTGATTTGGGAGCGCTTCCCCAAGTTCGTCCTCGCCTTCCTGGCGGCCTCGGCCTTCGTCACCTACCTTGAGGTACTGCACGGCAAGGCCGTCACCGACAACATCGTCAAGAACCTGAACATCATCCGCACCTGGCTCTTCACCCTGACCTTCCTGTGTATCGGTCTGAACACCAAGATCAGGGACGTCCGGGCCATGGGCACCAAACCCATCATCGCCTTCACCGCGGTGGTGGTCGTCAACGTCATCACCGGTTTCATCCTCGCGAACCTCTTCTTCGGAGGGATCATCGCCAGCCCGCTGCAGTAG